A genomic window from Serinus canaria isolate serCan28SL12 chromosome 4A, serCan2020, whole genome shotgun sequence includes:
- the PDZD11 gene encoding PDZ domain-containing protein 11 isoform X1 yields MEGRVPYDDFPVVFLPPYESPPAWVPPHERVYHPDYNNELTQFLPRTIILKKPPGAQLGFNIRGGKASQLGIFISKVIPDSDAHRAGLQEGDQVLSVNDVDFQDIEHSKAVEILKTAREITMRVRYFPYNYQRQKERTVH; encoded by the exons ATGGAGGGCCGGGTGCCCTACGACGACTTCCCGGTGGTTTTCCTGCCGCCCTACGAGAGCCCGCCCGCCTGGGTGCCGCCGCACGAG CGCGTTTATCACCCCGACTACAACAACGAGCTTACGCAGTTCCTGCCCCGCACCATCATCCTCAAGAAGCCGCCCGGGGCGCAG TTGGGCTTCAACATCCGGGGAGGAAAAGCCTCGCAGTTGGGAATCTTCATCTCCAAG gTGATTCCCGACTCGGATGCTCACAGGGCcgggctgcaggagggggaCCAGGTGCTCTCAGTGAACGATGTGGATTTCCAGGACATTGAGCACAGCAAG GCCGTGGAGATCCTGAAGACAGCGCGGGAGATCACAATGCGCGTCCGCTACTTCCCCTACA ATTACCAGCGGCAGAAGGAACGGACAGTTCACTAA
- the PDZD11 gene encoding PDZ domain-containing protein 11 isoform X2 translates to MEGRVPYDDFPVVFLPPYESPPAWVPPHELGFNIRGGKASQLGIFISKVIPDSDAHRAGLQEGDQVLSVNDVDFQDIEHSKAVEILKTAREITMRVRYFPYNYQRQKERTVH, encoded by the exons ATGGAGGGCCGGGTGCCCTACGACGACTTCCCGGTGGTTTTCCTGCCGCCCTACGAGAGCCCGCCCGCCTGGGTGCCGCCGCACGAG TTGGGCTTCAACATCCGGGGAGGAAAAGCCTCGCAGTTGGGAATCTTCATCTCCAAG gTGATTCCCGACTCGGATGCTCACAGGGCcgggctgcaggagggggaCCAGGTGCTCTCAGTGAACGATGTGGATTTCCAGGACATTGAGCACAGCAAG GCCGTGGAGATCCTGAAGACAGCGCGGGAGATCACAATGCGCGTCCGCTACTTCCCCTACA ATTACCAGCGGCAGAAGGAACGGACAGTTCACTAA